A window of Cryptomeria japonica chromosome 3, Sugi_1.0, whole genome shotgun sequence contains these coding sequences:
- the LOC131043348 gene encoding peroxygenase, translating to MAEPAPSERSLETVALLAPVTAERKLNTHLNEQMPKPYLARALAAVDPKYINGSPDHQDNNMTVLQQHVAFFDKNKDGIIYPIDTYKGFHVIGFNVFLAIFATIVIHVAFGFATQPGWIPSLLLPIYVSHIHKAKHGSDSETYDTEGRFDPAKFDAIFSKYARKHPDMLSFCEMQCMLKGNRNLNDFFGWLAAELEWVFIYILIRNKKGYIEKEQVRAMFDGSLFEVLEKKNTKSKTG from the exons ATGGCTGAGCCTGCACCATCAGAGAGATCCTTGGAAACAGTAGCTTTGCTTGCCCCCGTTACTGCCGAGAGAAAACTGAATACCCATCTGAATGAGCAAATGCCAAAACCAT ATCTCGCAAGGGCTTTGGCAGCAGTTGATCCAAAGTACATAAATGGATCTCCTGACCACCAAGACAACAACATGACTGTCCTTCAACAGCATGTTGCTTTCTTTGATAAGAACAAGGATGGGATTATCTATCCCATTGATACCTACAAAG GTTTCCATGTAATAGGATTTAATGTTTTTCTCGCAATCTTTGCTACAATAGTTATCCATGTAGCATTTGGCTTTGCTACTCAACCT GGATGGATACCGTCACTACTGTTGCCAATTTACGTAAGTCACATTCACAAAGCAAAGCATGGAAGTGACTCAGAGACTTATGACACTGAAGGCAGATTTGATCCAGCCAAGTTTgatgctatttttagcaaatatgCCCGTAAACATCCTGACATGCTCTCCTTCTGCGAGATGCAGTGCATGCTTAAAGGAAATAGAAATTTGAATGATTTTTTTGGATG GCTTGCAGCAGAGCTTGAATGGGTGTTCATCTATATTCTGATAAGGAACAAGAAAGGCTATATTGAAAAAGAACAAGTGAGGGCAATGTTTGATGGCAGTTTGTTTGAAGTTCTAGAGAAAAAGAACACTAAATCAAAGACAGGCTAA